Below is a genomic region from Granulicella sp. L56.
CGTATGCTATGGCCAAGATCACTACAAAAGGAGTTCCAGGTCACCTCGTCTTTCGAGCGAACGCTATAAGCAATCGAAGAAGTGGACGAAGTCGTAATACATCCAGACTCATTCGCTTACTCGGTTACTGTGACAGCCGTATCATCACGACACCATGCGGTGGTACGTTCGAAGAGAAGTGACCGGTCGCGCGACCCAGTGACCTATGTGACCACAAGTCGCGCACGGCAAGCGATACCGAGGCGGGATAGCCTAGCTCAGGCCAGCGCGCCTCGATGTCAGCTGGCTTTTCGCTGCGGTTGAACAGCACTACCGCGCGGCCACCGTCGGCCAATGGTCGCATCCAGACTTCGAGATCTCCGTCGTCGCGTACACGGTGACCTGCTACCCCCATACGGTCCTGATCAACCGCGATCACCTCCTTGTTGAGCAAAATCGTCTTGGTCTTGTCGTCCATTGTGGCCATATCGTTGCCGGCCAGCAGCGGCGCGGCGATGATTGACCACAGGCTGAATTGCGAACGGTATTCGTCGTCGGTCATGCCGCCATTACCGATCTCCAGCATGTCCGGATCGTTCCAGTGGCCTGGTCCGGCATAGGCATATAGCGGCTCGGTTAGGTCGAGAATGTTGACTACGCCCAGGCTCGTGCCTTTGCGGCCGGCCCAGGTGTCGTAGATGTCCTCGGTGGTTCGCCACAGGTTGCCAATCTTCTCGCCCCATTCCCACGGCATCGACTTATCGGTCATGGTGGGTCGGTTGACGCCCCAGTCGCATATGGAGAACACAATGTCGCGACCTGTCGACCGCAACGCATCGGCCATGAGGGAGTAGGCCTCCTCGCTGTTGCGCGTTCCAGTAAAACACCAATCGTATTTGAGGTAGTCCACACCCCAGCTTGCGTAGGCCAGCGCATCCTGGTATTCGTGGCCCTGGCTGCCCGACCGCCGGCCACAGGTCATGGCGCCTGCATCGGAATAGATGCCGAATTTCAAGCCTCTCGAATGAATGTAATCGGAGAGGGCTTTGATCCCAGATGGAAACTTCTCCGGATCGGGAGTGATATTGCCATTCGCATCGCGCTTGCCCTGCCAACAGTCATCGATGACAACATACTGGTAACCAGCATCACGCATTCCGCTGGACACCATCGCGTCAGCTACGGCACGCACAGCCTTTTCGTCGATCTTGCAGCCGAACTTATTCCAGCTATTCCAACCCATCGGAGGCGTGAGCGCCAAGCCGTTGGCGGTACGAGACGGATCCTGCGACGGACGGAAGATGGAACGGTTCGGCCCGAACTCCATCTTGTAAACCTTCTGGCTACCGGGTTCGTTACCCGGAGGCGTCTGCGAGGCGGCCATCTGTGGGAACAACCATAGCAGCAGCGTGCAGCCCAAAAGCGTACCGATCGACAATCTGTGCGAGTGCTTGAGCAGTGTTTTATCGTGTGAATTCAATTGACGCCTCCTGATATCTCATGAACAGGTCAGCTGAAACAGCATAACTCATAAAGGATTTGGGTAAATACACACTGCATAGGCTTTGCACGCGCCATGACCAACCATGTGAACATGAATTCGGCGGTCATTTTGCAGGAGACACGGGGAACGAGACGCGCCCACCGTGCGCTAAAGCATCTGCAAAGAAAATGGGATGGTAGAGTGCTCGTGCGTTGTTCTTTCCATTGGTCAATGTTTGGCTTGACCCATTCGCTAATTTTGATCTTGAGGCGGCTCAGGAGTTGTCGAAGGTGTCGACGAGGCATCAGGCTTGGGCGCGGGGACAGGTTCGGATGAAGGTACAGTTGTCGTGTCCCGGGCCGCGGGTGCTTCAGGTGCTGGTACTACAGTCTGAGCAGTTGGTGGGGCCAGCGATGTTGGTTTCTGCACAGGCGTGGGCAGCGTTACAGTAGCGACCGCGCTAGGATCATCGCGCAGCTTGAGGTAAAGCGTTGCTCCGTCGGCGGGCGTTGGCACGGCGAAGTTATTTTCAGCGAAGCCTGTGGGTACATCGATCGGCTTGGCAAAATCTTTTGCCGC
It encodes:
- a CDS encoding glycoside hydrolase family 27 protein; the encoded protein is MNSHDKTLLKHSHRLSIGTLLGCTLLLWLFPQMAASQTPPGNEPGSQKVYKMEFGPNRSIFRPSQDPSRTANGLALTPPMGWNSWNKFGCKIDEKAVRAVADAMVSSGMRDAGYQYVVIDDCWQGKRDANGNITPDPEKFPSGIKALSDYIHSRGLKFGIYSDAGAMTCGRRSGSQGHEYQDALAYASWGVDYLKYDWCFTGTRNSEEAYSLMADALRSTGRDIVFSICDWGVNRPTMTDKSMPWEWGEKIGNLWRTTEDIYDTWAGRKGTSLGVVNILDLTEPLYAYAGPGHWNDPDMLEIGNGGMTDDEYRSQFSLWSIIAAPLLAGNDMATMDDKTKTILLNKEVIAVDQDRMGVAGHRVRDDGDLEVWMRPLADGGRAVVLFNRSEKPADIEARWPELGYPASVSLAVRDLWSHRSLGRATGHFSSNVPPHGVVMIRLSQ